A window of Chanodichthys erythropterus isolate Z2021 chromosome 16, ASM2448905v1, whole genome shotgun sequence genomic DNA:
tcatatggattagtcaACGTAGAAGTGGACCAttgcgtagactgtcaatggagggacagaaattaaAATATTCACTTTGCAGCCAGATGTAATTCCAAAACATACCAGCAGGGGTCAAGATAGCATAAAACAGCTTGGGTGTGATGGGTACGAGTCTGACTCCTCTCTGTATTCAGATCACATTTACTATTGAAATGTCCCCTTCATATCACACTGGCCCTAAAAATGTGCTCATAATAttgaataaatttaataaataaatgtcacattttgCCACAAACACAGTCTATTGTTAACAGGACATTATAAACAAAGAAaggatttctttttttctttattttcagttttcttcCCCATAGCAGCCTATTATACATGAAAACACGTAACCAGAAAAATACTGAATTTCtgaattcagacatttttatccTTGTCACACAATAGGCCACCCCATCCCTCCTTACAATTGCACTGCCAGGGATGATTGCAGGTTCCATGTACGCACCCTGGGTAGGGTATGCACTCGTTACAGAGGGGACCCTGCCAACCGTATAGGCACTTGCACTGACCGGGGGCCTCACAATAACCGTGTTCCTCACTACAGCCGGATGAGCAGATAGCTGTTAAAAACGAGAGGGAGAGGAATGAGGAATGAGGAAATTAGAATGACTGTGCATCATATTCAGCAATATTTGATGTTATTCTTTGTTATTGCATAATTATAATCATGTACATCATTTTACTAAGTGACTAAAAACTATAATGTATtggctgtatatatatatatatacacacacacacacacacacacacacacacacaaacacacacactatcagagatatattaaaaaaatatcctggctcttccaagttttataatggtagtgaatggggctcTTGATTTTGTAGTCCAAAAAAGGGTTAGTATTAAAGTTTAaagattaataaaggccttctgaagcaaagctatgggttttatatcaaaatcctctgacatttgtctttaaaaaatTTGTGACTGTTTTGCTCTGTGCTCTGCGCTTCCGCGTTCTTCAATATGTCATGTCAGAGGTTATTTTTCCACCGCAAGTCGATTTGTGTTGGCCATCTgccagttattttagtttataaagatttaaatatgGTTATTTTTCCCACAAAAATTCATTGTTTCACTtaagaagacctttattaacccactggagccgTAGATATCCTGTAGATAtggtttataatggatggatgcacttctTTGGACTCCAAACTACCCTTATaaatgatattttttaatatatattttatatattttttttttatatccgaatgtgttcatctgaaagaagattgaattttttgggtgaactatccctttaataaagaacaaacaaaaagcACTTACGTTCTGCACAATATTCGCCTTTCCATTCAGGCAAGCAAATTCTATTTCCAGAAGCATCACAGTTAAAGTGACCGAACGGGTCATCCCGTGGACGGCAGAAATAAGAGCAGTCATCGCCATAATAGAATTCCTCGCACACTACGCGGTAAGAAAAGCGTAGTTTACTTTGCTCTACAAGATGCACATCCTGGGACCATTTCTCACCAATAGTAAGATTTCTTTTGGTGGTGAAGCGGCTAATCATACTCTTTAGATTATCTGGAAAACAATACGTGCATTATTAAACACTGGCCTATGAAGTAAATAAAttgtgtaataaataaataaaaattaagggGCATACCTGTTGATGGATCATTGGAGGACTCTGTATTCCATGCTTCAATTATCACTGAGATAGTTCCCTGTAATCACAGTAGTAATTTTTTTAACACTGTGATACACTGGGCAACCGCTGTCTTGTCGTACTCAAAGAAAAACGTTCCAAATCATTTGTACAGTGAGTTGACAGAATGTAGCGCAAGCGAGTTCATCAGAAATAGAACGCTCATCAGTCATCAGTCGCGTTGAATGACAGTTAAGCAAAAATGCATCAtcaatgaccgatcgtttctctagataagactcttattcatcagctgggatcgtgtagagctctttgaagctgcacttaattttggaccttcaacccattgtacaacattgaagtccactacactaaaatcctggaatgttttcctcaaaaaccttaatttcttttcgactgaagaaagaaagacatgaacatcttgaatgatgcgggggtgagtaaattatcaggaaattttcattctgaagtgaactaatcctttaaaagcaTCACGAGGCTTTATTTCGAATCCACTTTATCTACTTGTTAGTGGTCAAAATAAACGCAACGGTAGCAACAtccccgctagaaattttacgttcctagaacgttcagagacggtcacgatgtgaagttcttttaaggtttgggggacgttttttggtggaccttcagggaacattcaggacgttctgggaatgtttaagggactattactataggacgttctgataacttcccaaatgtccactttgtaacgttctcgcgcgaccataaaataaccaaaatagaacgtccccctaaactcatatcgggaacattattaaatgaccaacagagaCCTTTTTGTAACATTCTTATCTGACcataaaattaaccaaaatggaatgtccccctaaagtcatataaggaacttTGAACTGTAGCACTTTCACTaccaaatgttctgtaaaggttcggAATTATCGTAacctttagagaacttttaggcaaAGTTGCGCAAGATCACGAGAACGTAGCCTTTTACGTGGGATAGCGTTTTCACATGACAATCTGATAACTGTCTTTCCCAGCGTCCTGATTGCCATATATGGGCTGCCTTGAGAACCCACAAAATGATTTACCAGCAGAATGCTGCTCAAAGTCTTCTGACTGAATAAACAAAGACTCTGACCTCTCCAGTagcccctcactgcagaacacatgagatccagggggcggagatgggtaggttaagggatatgtaaagcgggaggagttggatccagattcAGGGGGCGGAGACTATGGATatgtgggaggagttggatccaacCCCACccactggattttttttttttttttactgagaaAGAAGTTATTATTTTAGGATCTATTTTCGCGATATCTGTAATGACATTTCTTTGTGTATGCTTATGCAAAGTCTATGCTATATCTgataaatgaatatttttcaaTGTCATTTTGAGCTACTCACCAGCCACTTTAAGTTAAAGGGCAATGTTATTGGTGCACTAGTGGAAATGGAGCTCTGGTCTGTGAATGTTCCTGTCAGTCCAGTGCCATTTGAACATGCCAGCCTATATGATATGACATCCTCCGTGTAGTTCAGGCAAACACGGAAAGAAACATGACAGTCGCTGGACTGTTTACACacactgctgctgctggttgTGAAAGAGTGAACCTTCAACTCAAACACACCAGATGATTTGACCTATAAAAAAACAATGTGTGTATGAGCACACTAGTTACAAGacttataaaacaataaatcacAGTAATATAGGCCTAAGTATGAGAAATACTCACCAGTTGCGCTGATATCAAAACTAAGAAGTAGGTTGATAAAAACTGAGCCATTGTGCGTCTTCTTGTCTGACTGAAAGCTTTCTGGGACAATAATCTGATATGACACTTTTAAAATTGATTGAAAATGAATACAGAAGTTAAAAAGTGTATAATGAGTGTAAATCAATGTGATTGGAGCTCTCATAAAGAAAAACGGTTCCTAGCTCCAGAGTGTATAGAGTGTTTGTGGTTTAAATAGGGACTTCAGAGTGGGAGTAGTGCACTATGCAAATAACGCTGACACAAACATCTCTGAACATTGAACATCACACATCAGTTACATAGtgcatatacataatatatgcTGTATAGCCTTTTAAATTTTTCTGTGAAGGTCTAGGAACAGTAGGGATGGcctaaatgaatcagtgaaactttttttgaaacaaactgtccacattaaaaagtgtttttcatGTGGCTTCCACTGATTAATGTTATTGatttaaaagctttaaaatacataaaagataGCCCAGAACAGCTGTTAACTATTACTGCTATGACAGTTTAAATACCATTCAAAGTAGGAATTTTATCTTTCAATAGGctatttctaattaaaattgaaatataTGCCAAGAGTCAGTAGTATTTTCAGTTAACCCTATATGTTTAATCATGCTGATTTAATTTTGCTTCAATGAGGCCAAAAACAGTGTTTGGAtattcacatttattaatatttcacactgCATGTAATAAAAAGCAGATTCATAAAGAAAAAGCAGTGAATAATACTGCAATATCTAAATAACACAATATAGTAtatagtaaaaaaacaaaaaacaatataaaacaactgATAgtatttgttgttattgtgaataatatttttctcagatttttactcatatttattttttgtgtaaatACAGATGGTATAGAAAAATCATCAGTAATTTGAAATACAAATTTCAACTGGAATTTaggattacataaacacatggTGTACTGATATGATTTGTGATTACTGCAAACAATAATTTCCCAAAGTCATTGTTCTCTCTAATATTTGACAAGCCTTTACAGGAGTTAAAACTTAAGAAAAAGATTTAAGGGGCTATATATGTAAGAATTTGCACattgcatgaaaaagtatgggaaccccttgcagaattaaaattattcacattttcacagattctgcaaggggttcccatactttttcatgcaacAATGAACAGCTCTTTCTCATTCTCTCATCCTTCTGACAATGAGTTGACACATAAACCCGCCTCACCTCACTCCTTTCATTTGCTCCatatgaatattgttggtgttacagggcttgaatttcggtGCGGGATTGTATATATTCACTGTGTTTATAGGCGAAAATGGTGAATTGTTTCGCTGTTATAAGTCCATCTAGCATTGTTTTGGAATGGTAGGGTCCTGAGTGTTGATGCGGAATTCGGCTCTTTGTTCACAGTATGAAAGAATCACTGGTCTGATTCGCTGCCAGATGATAGAGGAaagactattaaaaagaaaagcagaACATTAGttcacaataaaaatatatttatgtaactGCCTtgagttattattttatatatatatatatatatatatatatatatatatatatatatatatatatatatatagtgggtacagaaagtattcagacccccttaaatgtttcactcagcaaatcagcatattagaatgatttctgaaggatcatgtgacactgaagactggagtaacgatgctgaaaattcagctttgcatcacaggaataaattactttttcaaatatatttaaatagtacacagttattttaaattgtaataatatttcacaatattactgttttttactgtagcagacgaaacttattttaaaaacattacaaatcttagtggttccaaacttttggactgtactgtatatatatatatatatatatatatatatatatatatatatatatatatatatatatatatatatatatacagtggcgTGCCACAATATAACCACAAATTTTTAAttagatgcagctcacatatagaGGAACATCACCATTGTACATATCTTTCTAATTTTACATATAATATCTCATGAAAGCAATAGGGTATGGGGATaattctttttatatatatatatatatatatatatatatatatatatatatatatatatatatatatatataattttgggATATTCCTTTATTtgtgagctgcatctgatttaaattttgtggtgatagcataaagtaatcaaaagttacagcattTGGAAAAAAAGGTaggttttttctttctttctgagtgatatgcataaaaagaatgactcataactccaaatctgtagcaaggagagtcatTTTCTATGATCTATGCATGTTTCATAAGTGAAAGTTATATGCGAAAATGCAATGTGAAAGCTACATTTTAGTAGTTAGTGTCtgtgatatcatgatattattGGATTATGTTGATGTCGGACTCATTATAATTGTGAAAATCTGctgtaaataatgattttttcaCAATTTGTGTCCCGCCAGCGGTACACTTCATCTTAAGGGGTTAACACTACATTTTCTGAAACCCCCAGTCATTCTTTAACTTTGCTTAAACACTACATAGAAACTAATAATCTGCTAATGATCTGCCTCATAACCTGATTAAAAACATTAACTGGTGTGTCATGAAACAGTGTCTCATAATCAGTGTGTATTTCTGATCCATTTTTCACTATTCAATGAGTGTTATGTTTAGGCGTTTGGTTTGGGTTAGAGAATAAAAATTTGATTAGCTCAGCACAATTAGGCTTATTGAGAGTCCTGTGAAACATatatgcaagtgtgtgtgtgttcatagtGTCTTACACTGCAGTTCCTCCTCGAAAGCCCTGGTTTCATTACTGGAAATGATGTTGATGTTTGTTACTAGAAAATAAACacatataaattattaaaatagatATAAAACTCACTACTCACATCAGACTTATGTGCCCCCCAGAAGCCTCCATTTTGCAAATGAACGGCGACTTGTGGTGCCATCCTAAAGAGGCACAAAATAACTTTCAGTTCCATAACTATTTGTCATCCTACAGCCTTTATGAACATTTCTAATCAGGCTTCCGCACTTACCACTGTACTGAGACAGCTTTTCTTTGGGTGGTGAACGATCTTCTCATGGCTGTTGATTCAGGCTCTGTCTGCATCTTAATTCTCCTTGACACCATTTCTCAAACCATTGTCATCACACGACTCTCTGCTCTTGGCATTTCTGGAGCTGTTTTGTTCTGGTTTATGTCTTGCTCGTCGGACCGTCATTACTTTGTATGTATCCGTCAGGCTAAGTCCACTACTGCCCCTGTCTTGCATGGCGCTCCTCAAGGATCTGTTCTCGGGGCCTTTACTTTTCATCATTACATTACATGCTTCCTTTAGGTTACATTATTCATCGTCATGACTTTAACTTTCATTTCTATGCAGATTACATACATTAGTTTCAAATGCACTGCTCCTTTCCCTAGAGATATCATATCAGCCTgcattgattaaataaatacatggaattttctcaaaataaacaGATCTACTTTTGTTTGTTGTCTGATGTTTGCTTGGTTTGTACACATGTTTTTATGTCTTATACATCATTGTACAACACATTGGTCAACTGTAGTTGATTtaattgtgctttataaataaattgagATTCTTACTCATATCTCATCACTCCCTAAAACTTCTTTTCACCCTCAAAATATTGCTCATTTCCGTCCATTTTTTTTGGCCTATTGCTAGTCCCTCTTCACAAATTAACATTGTTTGGTGGTAGGGCCTTCTGTATTGCTGCCCCCACCCTCTGGAATTCTCTTCCCCAGCATATTACAGGATTTCAAAGCCTACctgaaaacgtctcaggttacgtatgtaaccatggttccctgagaacagggaacgagactctgcgctgACTGTGCTATGGGGAACGTCCTCCGTGACCCGTGCTCGAAATGCCAAAAAtcaccacactccaatcctattggccggcgacagcctatcacGTCAAACGGCGCGAACCGTGACGTATAAAGGCAGCGCCTGGGGAAACAGCCGACATCTTCTTGTCTTTGAGCAACTGTAGCAGGCATCCCGCAGCATGGCATGAaagcgcagagtctcgttccctgttctcagggaaccatggttacatacgtaacctgagacgttccctttcgaaagggaacttctaCTCTGCGCTGAATGTGCtatggggaacgatatacccacgccgccatgctAGAGGAGAATGCCAGTCCAAAATGTCAGGACACACATCCAGCAGTTCCATGGAAAAACCGGGGGCAGAACTccaaggctgtcagtgacagcattccctacggccaacagcccaagctgagcctAAAAGAGGCCTTCCGAAAAAAGCCTACAAAGGCTGCCCGAACATCTGGAACCAACAGCCCGAGAGGGGGTGGtccctttaagggaatgtggccaagGAACCACAGGAACCTCGGCCAGTCACTCGGGGGGAAAAATCCGTCCCGCTGCCACCAAGGAGGCCTAGCCAGATCCAGCGAAGTTAAATCCGGCCTAGCCAACCTCGTCTGATATACAGAATCTCCAAGCGCAAACTCCAGAGAGGAGAGCAGGAAAGAACGACTGCGAAAGGGCAGTAAGCAACTCAAACCCACACCCACCCCGAAGGGAAGTACaaagctcaacctaacagacAGACCGAAAAGCGGGCACAAAGTCATGGAGGCCGGGAAAAGGGCCTACAACATAACCAGAGTTCACTAGAGAACTAGAACTGAATGCAGACGGCGGTAGCCCAGGATGGCCTGTAGGGCCACACCCTATTGCatatcaaagtttttttttttttagcaaacacCAAGACATAACAGCTGCAAGTGCCCACGAGACAGCCCGTCCAACACAAACCAACGAGCAGTGCACTCGGTGAAGTACCTTctactctttaagcaagaggagtacaacataCGCCATCATGCGCTAATGAAAGGCCCCGTGGGCCTATAATCCCAGCAGGCACATGGCATCAGCTCGTGCCAGTGTTATTTGCTGTCAAAGGTCAGCATGCTCCACAGGAGGCCTTTACGGCCTACCCGTCACACGCGACATCAGCCAGCGGCCACTAAAGTTCTAGGAGCAAAAATAGAACCTGTTAAATAGacagaaaaattattttagcTCGACTAGATCTAAAGGGAATAAACGCACAAAAATACTCAATAAAAACCTATTTTACTCTCGGCGAGAGGAGTACCAAGCTAAACTCCGACATGCTAGCAAAGGAAGGCCTGAAACGGCCTGTAACCTTAAAAATGCGCGGCGATAGCTAGTGCGTTAATATAACACCCAAGGGGTATGAGACATACAGAAACCCATACAAGCAGTGCCAACATGCTAGATAAAACATGAAAGGAGGCCCCAACGGGGGCCAACAACTTCCATAAACACCTGGCAACAACAGAGTAACGTATGACTCATCATGGAATGATGCCTGTACATGACCAGCGTAGCTGGGCCAACAGGAAGCTATAAAAGAGGCCTGGAGAAGCCTGCTATTTAAAGAACCATGTGGCACTAGCCCGTGGTCATGACAGGGCCCTAGCTACCAGGAAGGGCCAGTAtaacctaaaatgacaaatttaaGGGAACTAGCTTTTTCTACACAACCTGAGTCTAGGCATACACATTCCAGCAGGCAATGTTAAACATACTAAACAGCTTGAGCGTAATGAGCATCGTAAACCAACAGCGCTGTATCCAAACAAGCTGCATACAGAGAGGCTAAAAACAAATAGCCAACAATCAAACAGCAACGAATCCCAGATGCTGTGGTGTGAACGATCGTGAGAAGTCGGGTAAACAAAACTCCCAACACTCATACTGGGTGTGCgatccaacaggtgatgcactcagtgaaGCACAAACCCTAACCGGTGAGTACAACAACAACACCGTATTCATAAATAGAGGCCGGAAAAGCCTGCTATCATAAAGAACAGGTGTAACCTGTGGCAGCACAAACATGCTCACATAACACGCCTGCATAAACATATGAAGGGGAAATATGGGCAAAAATACGGCCAGCAACTTTCTCAGaaggaggccagaactaggaactatacaatCACAGGGGAATAGTCATGACAGGGGgatgtaaacaaacatacacCTAACCTAGTTCTAGCCTAGCCGCTAGCTAAGGACTGTATGTAGACCACGCTACACTCGGGCTACAAATTCCTAAACACACGGAGAAAGCACCGCGAGCGACAGCATTAGGTGGCCGAAAAACTGGCCAACACATAACTGACAATAGCGAAAGCTAGTTCTAGCTATACACAGTATCAGCCGAGAAACTACATCAACGCTAAAACAACAAAGCAGCCATAAAGGGACTGCCTATCACAGTCAGCCTATCAGTTATTTGCCCAAATAACCCCAAAAACATGAACAGATAACAACTATATGCACGGGAAGCTATACAGGAAAAGCAAGGTCTACATTGAGAATGGACCTGGCTTACCTCCTGCGGCTCGTAGAACGCAGATTCTTCCCCGATTCGTCCCacggaggggaaaaaaacaaagttCCAAAGCCCAAAAGCACtttcactatcaagccagaCGGCGGGCCGTCAGAAAAATATTCATCATAGGCCCACTACATCAGCCCGACTGTAAAGCCCGCAGCCTATAGATGTCACAAAACGCTACCGGGAGGCGAAGGAAGAGCGAGGACGAGAAAAAGCCCTCGCGAGAGAGGGGATCGATTACCGGCGCTGCTGGCGCCGCCCCTCGATCACCTCCCTCAGATCTTGCTTCTTCCTTCTAGCGTCTCGCCGTCTCTTCGACTTACTCCGAGGAGGAGGAGGCGCACGAGCTGCGACACTTTCCCTCTGGGCCTGCCTCTGAGCCTCGGCTCGAGAAGGCCCGGGACCTCCCGGCTGTCTGGGCCCAGAGCTGGATCTGAGCGGGATGCAAGATCTATACGCCGCGGAGCACGTCTTCGCCTCCCTGAACTTCTCAACCACCGCCTGCATGGAGGTGCCAAAAAGTTCAGTGGGCGAAACCGGGGCATCGAGGAGaaaatgtttctctttctccCCGATGTCCGCACAGTTGAGCCACAGATGCCGCTCAGTGGCCACCATGCCCGCCATAGATCGACCGATCGAGGCGGCAGTTTGTTTGGTGGCCCTCAGAGCGAGATCCGTGGTCCGACGCAACTCCGCGACCGCCTCAGCGGAAAGACCTTGACCCTGATCAAAATCCATAAGCAGATCAGCCTGATACACCAGAAGCACTGACATAGTGTGCAACGCCgcaccagcctgacctgcaGCGGCGTAAGCCCTGCCATTCAAACGTGGCGTCATCTTCAACGCTTTGGATGGCAGTGCCAGAGCTTTCAGTGTCGGTGCACTCCCTGTAGCGAGATAGTTCGCAAATGTCTCTTCCACAGGAGGCATCGACACGTACCCATGCTGGCCCAATCCCTCAACATCAGCGAAGTCAGCTCGCTGATACTGATGCTGATGGATTCGGGCCAAGTACGGGGTTCTTCCATGCCTTCTCGATCTCAGCATGAAGATCGGGAAGGAATGGAAGGCTCGCTGGAGTTGCCGGGTTATGAATAGAGAGAAACCGATCGTCTAACCTGCTGCGAGCGGGTTCCCTCCTCACGCGCTCCCAGGACAGCTGCAGTCTGCTCGAGGCGCGTTCCATAACCTCCAGCAACTCAGAAAACGTCGTGCAGGGAGGCCTAGCGGGAGCCGCGGGCTCGCCCGCTTCTTCCACCTCGGCCATCTCCTGCTCTCCGGGGCCTTGAGCCAAGAGAGCACTCGCTCCTGGGTCTGAGGATGTTAAGGATACAACATTATCGTCATCCGCCAGAAGCGCGTCCTCGTCAGCCGCTTCAGTTTGAGAAAGATTAACACCCCTCTCAAATTCCTCAGCGAGCTCCACCTGCGAGCCCCATGATTTCAATCGCCGCTGAGCCTCAGCACGAGCGGGGCCGGAACCACCAGGCAGCGGTGGTGGCACCTCTCCCCTCGAGAAGAGGGCCAAACGAGAACGGAGCGTTCTCATAGGAAAACGCTTACAGTTAGCACAGGCAGCACCCTTGAGTACTGTCCGTGCGTGCTCCTCGCCCAGACAGAAAAAGCACAAGTTGTGTGTGTCCTCCGGTGTCAGAAACCTGGGACAAGGATCAGCACACTTCCTGAACGATTTAGCAGACATACTACCTTTGGCAGAGTGAAAAAGGCACGAGCAAAAGCAGTCAAGAGGATGCCGGCTGTTTCcccaggcgctccctttatacgtcaCGGTTCGCGCCGTTTGACgtgataggctgtcgccggccaataggattggagtgtggtgaTTTTTGGCATTTCGAGCACGGGTCACAGAGGACATTCCCCATAGCGCAGTCAGCACAGAGtagaagttccctttcgaaagggaacatctTTTCACCCtgtgtttttctcattttcctGTCTCCTgatctttttgtgtgtgtgtgtgttttctctacACTCTATGTAAATGAATGCTAATGTATATGTC
This region includes:
- the LOC137003623 gene encoding delta-like protein C, whose translation is MAQFLSTYFLVLISAQLVKSSGVFELKVHSFTTSSSSVCKQSSDCHVSFRVCLNYTEDVISYRLACSNGTGLTGTFTDQSSISTSAPITLPFNLKWLGTISVIIEAWNTESSNDPSTDNLKSMISRFTTKRNLTIGEKWSQDVHLVEQSKLRFSYRVVCEEFYYGDDCSYFCRPRDDPFGHFNCDASGNRICLPEWKGEYCAEPICSSGCSEEHGYCEAPGQCKCLYGWQGPLCNECIPYPGCVHGTCNHPWQCNCKEGWGGLLCDKDKNV